The following proteins are co-located in the Nitrospira sp. genome:
- a CDS encoding phage tail protein translates to MAQFTVNTHRFDPYKNFKFRVKWDGRYVAGVSKVGSLKRSTEVVEHREGGDPSTSRKSPGRTKYEAITLERGVTHDTAFEQWANKVWNFGSGLGAEVSLKDFRKDIIIELYNEAGQLAIAYKVFRCWVSEYQSQPDLDANANAVAIQTLKLENEGWERDYEVTEPSEPTFTEP, encoded by the coding sequence ATGGCGCAGTTTACCGTCAACACGCATCGGTTCGATCCCTACAAGAATTTCAAGTTCCGGGTGAAATGGGACGGGCGTTACGTCGCGGGGGTCAGCAAGGTCGGTTCCTTGAAACGTTCCACCGAAGTGGTCGAGCACCGCGAGGGCGGGGACCCCAGCACCAGCCGCAAGTCCCCCGGCCGCACCAAGTATGAAGCCATTACGCTGGAGCGGGGGGTGACCCACGACACCGCCTTCGAGCAATGGGCGAACAAGGTCTGGAACTTCGGGTCCGGGTTGGGCGCAGAAGTGTCGCTCAAGGATTTCCGGAAAGACATCATCATCGAGTTGTACAACGAGGCGGGACAACTGGCCATTGCCTACAAGGTCTTCCGTTGTTGGGTGTCGGAATATCAGTCTCAGCCCGACCTCGATGCCAATGCCAACGCCGTGGCGATACAGACGCTCAAACTCGAAAACGAAGGCTGGGAACGCGACTACGAAGTGACAGAACCGTCGGAGCCGACCTTTACGGAGCCGTGA
- a CDS encoding phage baseplate protein, whose product MAHRSQSGLSAAALIDIWEQGAGRHPLDRALLLLRYACPDEPFETLCEWTMGERDRRLLESRRNTFGDRIDGYAECPACCNGLEFELSCEGISGSASTTGATWHRVEQARRSWNMRGPNSRDLAAAAAAPDLDRARRVILSRCLRSGTDTVDESEWTDELQAALAARLSEVDPLAEILIDLRCAACGHAWQSVFDIAEFFWNEIYVRSRRVLQEIDLLARTYGWTEGEILGMTDQRRSLYVGMALS is encoded by the coding sequence ATGGCGCACAGATCTCAGTCAGGACTCTCCGCAGCGGCGCTCATCGACATCTGGGAGCAGGGGGCCGGCCGGCATCCCCTCGACCGGGCGTTGTTGCTGTTGCGGTATGCCTGTCCCGACGAGCCGTTCGAAACCCTGTGCGAGTGGACGATGGGGGAGCGCGATAGGCGGTTGTTGGAGTCCCGTCGAAACACCTTCGGCGATCGCATCGACGGGTATGCAGAATGTCCTGCCTGCTGCAACGGACTCGAATTCGAACTGTCCTGCGAGGGTATATCAGGATCGGCATCGACGACGGGTGCGACCTGGCACAGGGTGGAGCAGGCAAGGCGCTCGTGGAACATGCGCGGGCCGAACAGCCGGGATCTTGCCGCCGCCGCGGCCGCCCCGGACTTAGATCGGGCGCGCCGCGTGATTCTCTCGCGTTGCCTGCGCAGCGGAACCGACACGGTGGATGAATCTGAATGGACGGACGAATTGCAGGCGGCTCTGGCGGCACGGCTGAGCGAGGTCGATCCGTTGGCCGAAATCCTCATCGACTTGAGATGCGCTGCCTGCGGGCACGCATGGCAGAGCGTCTTCGATATCGCGGAGTTTTTCTGGAATGAGATTTATGTGCGAAGCAGGCGGGTGTTGCAGGAAATTGATCTGCTGGCGCGCACCTATGGCTGGACGGAAGGTGAAATCCTGGGCATGACCGATCAACGGCGCAGCCTGTATGTAGGGATGGCACTCTCATGA